From Enterococcus wangshanyuanii, the proteins below share one genomic window:
- a CDS encoding SPFH domain-containing protein: MEEKKTFHINGYIALVVLIILIVIGGYCFYFGVTDESIAMITVSIVLWVISGLFLSSLTIVSPNQAKAILFFGQYLGTIKENGLFVTTPLTQKINVSLKVRNFNSSLLKVNDSDGNPVEISAVIVFKVVDTAKALFDVDRYQDFVEIQSETAIRHIATQYPYDTFNDDDLTLRGNTNEVSEELAKELQERLAVAGVEIIETRLNHLAYATEIASAMLQRQQAKAILSARQIIVEGAVSMTQMALEQIEDGQEINFTDDRKVQLINNLLVSIITDKGTQPVINTGDVTER, translated from the coding sequence ATGGAAGAGAAAAAAACGTTTCATATCAATGGATACATCGCTTTAGTTGTTTTGATCATATTGATTGTGATTGGCGGTTATTGTTTTTATTTTGGGGTAACAGATGAAAGTATTGCAATGATCACAGTCAGTATTGTTTTGTGGGTTATTTCCGGATTATTCTTAAGCTCGTTGACGATCGTCAGCCCGAATCAAGCCAAAGCCATTTTATTTTTTGGACAGTATTTAGGAACAATCAAGGAAAATGGTTTATTTGTGACGACTCCTTTAACTCAAAAAATCAATGTTTCATTGAAGGTCAGAAATTTTAATAGTTCTTTGCTGAAAGTCAATGATTCAGATGGCAATCCAGTTGAGATTTCTGCAGTCATTGTTTTCAAAGTCGTTGATACAGCGAAAGCATTGTTTGATGTAGACCGTTATCAGGATTTTGTGGAAATTCAGAGTGAAACAGCGATCCGTCACATTGCTACACAATATCCGTATGATACATTTAACGACGATGACTTGACCTTAAGAGGAAATACTAATGAAGTCTCAGAAGAGCTAGCCAAAGAATTGCAAGAGCGTTTGGCTGTTGCAGGAGTAGAGATCATTGAAACACGCTTGAATCATTTGGCATATGCGACTGAGATCGCTAGTGCTATGCTGCAAAGACAACAAGCCAAAGCGATTTTATCCGCACGTCAAATTATTGTTGAAGGTGCAGTATCTATGACACAGATGGCCTTAGAGCAAATTGAAGATGGACAAGAAATTAATTTTACCGATGATCGTAAGGTTCAATTGATCAATAATTTATTAGTTTCAATCATTACCGATAAAGGCACACAACCTGTCATTAATACAGGCGATGTGACTGAGCGCTAA
- a CDS encoding HAD family hydrolase produces MKYTTILFDLDGTITDSGEGIINSVSYALEKMKLPIPNKEQLYSFIGPPLNESFRKLFSLDEPAIEQAVSYYRENYQIRGMYENHVYDGITELLNELKSAGCQLYIATSKPEVYAKQILAHFDLDAYFAGIYGASLDGNRSKKGDVIRYALSSAKITSLEKTVMIGDRSHDIIGAKENQLDSLGVLYGFGDHEELTIAGADHLAKNPKEIANIILEK; encoded by the coding sequence ATGAAGTATACGACGATTTTATTTGATTTAGATGGAACGATCACAGATTCAGGTGAAGGAATCATAAATTCTGTGAGCTATGCATTAGAAAAAATGAAGTTACCTATTCCTAATAAGGAGCAACTCTATTCATTTATTGGACCGCCATTAAATGAATCGTTTCGCAAGCTTTTTTCTTTGGATGAGCCAGCTATTGAGCAGGCGGTGAGTTACTATCGCGAAAATTATCAGATCAGGGGAATGTATGAAAATCATGTGTATGATGGCATAACAGAATTACTGAATGAATTGAAGTCAGCTGGTTGCCAGCTGTATATTGCTACATCGAAACCAGAAGTTTATGCCAAACAAATTTTAGCTCATTTCGATTTAGATGCTTATTTTGCTGGCATATATGGTGCGAGCTTGGATGGCAATCGCTCAAAAAAAGGGGACGTAATACGTTATGCATTATCGTCCGCAAAGATTACTTCATTAGAAAAAACAGTGATGATCGGCGATCGTAGTCACGATATCATTGGGGCTAAAGAGAATCAGCTGGACAGCTTAGGTGTGTTATACGGATTTGGAGATCATGAGGAATTAACAATTGCAGGAGCGGATCACCTTGCAAAAAATCCGAAAGAAATAGCAAACATTATTTTAGAAAAATAG
- a CDS encoding cupin domain-containing protein yields MKKDQQYWIEQLQLEPHSEGGYFKQVLRSDQSLQTSERVARPYYTSIYFLLTNENPSHFHRLKSDEIWYYHAGSSLSIHLLHPDGHYEVIHLGDNLEKGEVLQAVVPKNVIFGSTVDTDQAFALVSCMVSPGFDYQDFELFTKKQLLSSYPEHKKIIDRLAYDHLPD; encoded by the coding sequence ATGAAAAAAGATCAACAGTATTGGATCGAACAGCTACAATTAGAACCTCACTCAGAAGGGGGGTATTTCAAACAAGTATTGCGCAGTGATCAGTCACTACAAACTTCTGAAAGAGTAGCTAGACCCTATTATACAAGTATTTATTTTCTTTTAACGAATGAAAATCCTTCACATTTCCATCGGTTGAAATCTGATGAAATCTGGTACTATCACGCGGGTTCATCCCTCAGTATCCACTTACTTCACCCCGATGGTCATTATGAAGTCATTCATTTAGGGGATAATCTGGAAAAAGGAGAGGTGTTACAAGCTGTCGTTCCTAAAAATGTGATTTTCGGTTCAACGGTTGACACTGATCAAGCGTTTGCCTTAGTTAGTTGTATGGTCTCACCTGGATTTGATTATCAGGACTTTGAATTGTTTACAAAAAAGCAGCTCCTCTCTTCATATCCAGAGCACAAAAAGATCATTGACCGTCTAGCTTATGATCATTTACCTGATTAG
- the nox gene encoding H2O-forming NADH oxidase, which produces MSKLKTVIVGTNHAGIAAANTLLDNYPDQEVVMIDRNTNLSYLGCGTALWVGRQIESYENLFYTNKEAFEAKGAKIYMETTVERIDFDKKVVYCKKHDGTELTESYDKLILATGSAPINPDIPGRELKNVEFLKLFQDGQTVDAAMAKAEVKTVAVIGAGYIGVEIAEAAKRRGKNVLLFDAAERCLPNYYDQWFTDDMDKVLADNGIELHYNELAKEYKGSEQVETLVTDKGEYAVDLVINAIGFRPNNGLGKDHLELFANGAYLVDLHQQTSDPDVYAVGDCSTIFSNAVQQTTYIALATNAVRSGIVAAHNVGGTALESIGVQGSNGISIFGYHMVSTGLTVQESEKLGLKVKHTEFEDLQKPGFMKENNSVKIRIVYEEESRRIVGAQMASYEDISMGIHMFSLAIEEKVTIDKLKLLDIFFLPHFNQPYNYITMAALSAE; this is translated from the coding sequence ATGAGCAAATTAAAAACAGTTATTGTCGGTACAAATCACGCAGGTATCGCTGCAGCAAACACATTGTTGGATAATTACCCAGATCAAGAAGTTGTTATGATCGATCGAAATACAAATCTCAGCTATTTAGGGTGCGGGACAGCGCTTTGGGTCGGTCGTCAAATTGAATCATACGAAAATCTTTTTTATACGAATAAAGAAGCTTTTGAAGCAAAAGGCGCTAAAATCTATATGGAAACAACGGTTGAGCGGATCGATTTTGACAAAAAAGTCGTTTATTGTAAAAAACACGATGGAACAGAACTAACAGAATCCTATGATAAATTGATTTTAGCAACTGGTTCAGCACCGATCAATCCAGACATTCCTGGAAGAGAGTTAAAAAATGTAGAATTCCTGAAACTTTTCCAAGATGGACAAACCGTGGATGCCGCAATGGCTAAAGCAGAAGTCAAAACAGTGGCAGTGATCGGTGCAGGCTACATCGGAGTTGAAATCGCCGAAGCAGCGAAACGCCGTGGGAAAAATGTCTTATTATTTGATGCAGCTGAAAGATGTTTACCAAATTACTATGATCAGTGGTTTACAGACGACATGGATAAAGTGTTGGCAGATAACGGAATCGAACTTCATTATAATGAGCTGGCAAAAGAATACAAAGGTAGTGAGCAGGTCGAAACACTTGTGACAGACAAAGGAGAATACGCTGTTGATCTAGTGATCAATGCAATTGGATTTAGACCAAATAATGGATTAGGTAAAGATCATTTGGAATTGTTTGCTAATGGCGCGTATCTGGTGGACCTTCACCAACAAACAAGTGACCCTGATGTTTATGCCGTAGGTGATTGTTCAACGATCTTCTCTAATGCCGTTCAGCAAACAACATATATTGCACTAGCAACAAATGCTGTCCGTTCAGGGATCGTTGCTGCACATAATGTTGGCGGAACAGCGCTTGAATCCATCGGTGTTCAAGGCTCAAATGGGATTTCTATTTTTGGCTATCATATGGTTTCGACTGGTTTGACTGTACAGGAATCAGAAAAACTAGGTTTGAAAGTCAAACATACAGAATTTGAAGATTTGCAAAAACCAGGCTTCATGAAAGAAAACAACTCTGTGAAAATCAGAATCGTTTATGAAGAAGAGTCACGTAGAATCGTTGGTGCTCAAATGGCCTCTTACGAAGATATCTCAATGGGCATTCATATGTTCTCCTTGGCGATCGAAGAAAAAGTGACTATCGATAAATTAAAACTATTAGATATCTTTTTCTTACCGCATTTTAATCAACCATACAACTACATTACGATGGCGGCTCTTAGCGCTGAGTAA
- the mltG gene encoding endolytic transglycosylase MltG, giving the protein MEPVGSRSSEQPKRTEQAKSANPTQTQDEKSKKRTRKKEDRIVGRIVLIVASVLLLVIAIFGFTFYKYVTTGLEPLNKKDSKLVQVHIPEDSSNKKIANILEESKVIKSGMVFNYYAKFKNLTDFQAGYYQMSPDMTLDEIGALLREGGTAEPTQLADGKVTIPEGFDIDKIGDAIEKNTDFKKDQFIELMKNQEFFDAMNQKYPELLGSAGEAADVRYRLEGYLFPATYDYYKDAKIEDFVEQMIAKTNSVMEAYLPMVHAKGMTIQQVLTLASLVEKEGVKEDDRKKIAQVFFNRISANMPLQSDISILYALGEHKELVTYQDLEVDSPYNLYKNTGYGPGPLDSPSEQAINAVLNPTPNNYLYFVADISTGNVYFAETYEEHQEYVEKYVNNTETEKSE; this is encoded by the coding sequence ATCGAACCCGTAGGCTCAAGAAGTTCCGAGCAACCTAAACGGACTGAGCAAGCAAAATCAGCGAATCCAACACAAACTCAGGATGAAAAATCGAAGAAACGTACAAGAAAAAAAGAAGATCGGATCGTAGGACGGATCGTGTTGATCGTAGCCTCAGTCTTACTTTTAGTGATTGCGATTTTTGGTTTTACGTTTTATAAATATGTCACAACAGGCTTGGAGCCATTGAATAAAAAAGATTCCAAACTTGTGCAGGTCCACATCCCTGAAGACTCTTCTAATAAGAAGATCGCGAATATTCTTGAAGAAAGTAAAGTCATCAAAAGTGGTATGGTATTCAATTACTATGCCAAGTTCAAAAACCTAACTGATTTTCAAGCAGGGTATTATCAAATGTCGCCAGATATGACACTTGATGAAATCGGAGCCCTTTTAAGAGAAGGCGGCACTGCAGAGCCTACACAATTGGCAGACGGCAAGGTGACGATTCCAGAAGGCTTTGATATCGATAAGATCGGAGATGCCATCGAGAAAAATACAGACTTCAAAAAAGATCAATTTATCGAATTGATGAAGAATCAAGAATTTTTTGATGCGATGAACCAAAAGTATCCGGAATTATTAGGTAGCGCTGGAGAGGCAGCAGATGTCCGTTACCGTTTGGAAGGCTATTTGTTCCCAGCAACATATGATTACTATAAAGATGCGAAGATCGAAGATTTTGTAGAACAAATGATTGCAAAAACCAACAGTGTGATGGAAGCATATCTACCAATGGTGCATGCAAAAGGAATGACGATCCAGCAAGTCTTGACATTAGCGTCCTTAGTTGAAAAAGAGGGTGTCAAAGAAGATGACCGCAAAAAAATTGCGCAGGTTTTCTTCAATAGAATTTCAGCAAATATGCCGCTACAATCTGATATTTCTATTTTATATGCTTTAGGAGAGCACAAAGAGCTAGTGACATACCAAGACTTAGAAGTCGATTCACCCTATAACTTATACAAAAATACTGGTTATGGACCGGGACCATTAGATAGTCCAAGTGAGCAGGCGATCAATGCTGTATTGAATCCAACACCGAATAATTACCTGTATTTTGTAGCAGATATTTCAACAGGAAATGTATATTTTGCAGAGACATATGAAGAGCATCAGGAATATGTAGAGAAGTATGTAAACAATACAGAAACTGAAAAAAGTGAATAA
- the greA gene encoding transcription elongation factor GreA, producing the protein MAEKVFPMTLEGKEKLEQELEELKTVKRKEIVERIKIARSFGDLSENSEYESAKDEQAFVEGRITTLENMIRFAQIIDNDGVDSDEVSIGKTVTFIELPDGEEEEYTIVGSAEADPFSGKISNDSPIAQALIGKRLEDQVAIATPGGDMQVKIIKVS; encoded by the coding sequence ATGGCAGAAAAAGTATTTCCTATGACACTTGAAGGAAAAGAAAAATTAGAACAAGAATTAGAAGAATTAAAGACAGTTAAACGAAAAGAAATCGTTGAACGTATAAAGATCGCAAGAAGCTTTGGTGATCTATCTGAAAACTCAGAATATGAATCAGCTAAAGATGAACAAGCATTTGTAGAAGGACGTATCACAACTTTAGAAAACATGATTCGTTTTGCTCAAATCATCGATAATGATGGCGTTGATTCTGACGAAGTTTCTATTGGGAAAACGGTGACGTTTATTGAGTTGCCGGATGGTGAAGAAGAAGAGTATACAATCGTGGGTAGTGCAGAAGCAGATCCATTTTCTGGAAAAATTTCGAATGATTCACCGATTGCTCAAGCATTGATCGGTAAGCGATTAGAAGATCAAGTAGCCATCGCTACCCCTGGTGGAGATATGCAAGTAAAAATTATTAAAGTCAGCTAA
- the liaF gene encoding cell wall-active antibiotics response protein LiaF yields MNNPWRFFIVVESLLFIFALWQIIHNPGLAVLMVLGILSVVYAMKKVHRTNFNNFQLVLGIILILIGVMNSPAFWLMLVIGVLFIGLKGVEVAGVDITQRAPWRKKQMIMVETANVEPKSGRRFKRPWFANERIGSNVYEWDDINIDIISGDTIVDLGNTLLPKDDSIIIIRKGFGRTRILVPLGVAVTLEHSTFYGNVNFEEEKYHLKNESLKVYSNDFDSNNRRLKIITNTLVGDVEVIRV; encoded by the coding sequence ATGAATAATCCATGGCGCTTTTTTATCGTCGTTGAATCATTACTTTTCATTTTTGCTTTGTGGCAAATTATACATAACCCAGGACTGGCTGTATTGATGGTCTTAGGTATTTTGAGTGTTGTTTATGCGATGAAGAAAGTTCATCGTACTAATTTTAATAATTTCCAACTCGTTTTAGGAATCATTTTGATCTTGATCGGTGTAATGAATAGTCCGGCATTTTGGCTAATGTTAGTTATTGGTGTTTTATTCATCGGGCTAAAAGGCGTTGAAGTTGCAGGAGTGGATATCACGCAGCGAGCACCTTGGCGCAAGAAACAAATGATCATGGTCGAAACCGCGAATGTCGAACCAAAAAGCGGTCGCCGCTTTAAACGTCCTTGGTTTGCCAATGAACGTATTGGTAGTAATGTCTATGAATGGGATGATATCAATATCGATATTATTTCTGGTGATACGATCGTTGATTTAGGGAATACGTTACTACCTAAAGATGACAGTATCATCATTATTCGCAAAGGCTTTGGCCGTACAAGGATTTTAGTTCCTCTAGGAGTAGCGGTAACCTTGGAGCATTCCACTTTTTATGGCAATGTTAATTTCGAAGAAGAAAAATATCATTTGAAAAACGAATCGTTGAAAGTTTATAGCAATGATTTTGACTCTAATAATCGTCGTCTGAAAATCATAACAAATACGCTGGTCGGAGATGTCGAGGTGATTCGTGTATGA
- a CDS encoding sensor histidine kinase: MSGRMSRQMLSLYAACSTFIVVLLTLFSYFYSIKQKNWMMELIQRKVFYIPLIFHMLLISLLVGLSTFLLVSIVQKAQYGRIEEKLRLLARGSYENPVIEKKVPHADNDQYIGEVDQDILSIRKKLVEMSKELQLLNSRPQMVDGETKEEILEEERHRLARELHDSVSQQLFAAMMMLSALNEQAQRSETPEMFRKQLVTVTDVINASQSEMRALLLHLRPVSLEGKSLRKGIEQLLIELQTKIKIELTWDVEDVHLNSSIEDHLFRIVQELLSNTLRHAKAKELEVYLHQVDKNVLLRLVDDGVGFDMSENGNKAGSYGLKNIRERVAGMGGTVKIISFKGQGTSVEIKVPVI; the protein is encoded by the coding sequence ATGAGTGGTAGGATGTCTCGACAAATGCTATCTCTTTATGCAGCCTGCAGCACATTTATTGTTGTGCTGCTTACGCTGTTTTCATACTTTTATTCGATCAAACAAAAAAACTGGATGATGGAATTGATTCAGCGAAAAGTCTTTTATATTCCATTGATCTTCCACATGCTTTTGATTTCGCTGCTGGTCGGTTTGTCGACTTTTTTACTCGTATCTATTGTTCAGAAAGCTCAGTATGGTAGAATTGAAGAAAAACTACGGTTACTTGCCAGAGGCAGCTATGAAAATCCAGTGATTGAAAAAAAGGTTCCTCATGCCGACAATGATCAATATATCGGTGAGGTGGATCAGGACATTTTAAGTATCAGAAAAAAATTAGTTGAAATGTCAAAAGAATTGCAATTATTGAATAGTCGACCACAAATGGTGGATGGAGAAACAAAAGAAGAAATTCTGGAAGAAGAACGTCATCGTTTGGCGCGGGAATTACATGATTCTGTGAGTCAACAGCTGTTTGCTGCAATGATGATGTTATCGGCGTTAAACGAGCAGGCCCAACGTAGTGAAACACCAGAAATGTTTCGAAAGCAGTTAGTGACAGTAACAGACGTCATCAATGCTTCACAATCTGAAATGAGAGCATTGTTACTTCACTTACGTCCAGTAAGTTTAGAAGGAAAGAGCCTACGTAAGGGGATCGAGCAATTATTGATAGAATTACAAACAAAAATAAAAATTGAACTGACTTGGGATGTAGAAGATGTGCATCTTAACAGTAGTATTGAAGATCATTTGTTCAGAATCGTCCAAGAACTGTTGTCTAACACATTGCGACACGCTAAGGCAAAGGAGTTAGAGGTTTATCTACATCAGGTAGATAAGAATGTTTTACTTAGATTAGTTGACGATGGTGTTGGATTTGATATGAGTGAAAATGGAAATAAAGCTGGAAGTTACGGCTTGAAAAATATTCGTGAACGAGTTGCTGGAATGGGTGGTACTGTTAAAATCATAAGCTTTAAAGGGCAGGGAACGAGTGTGGAGATCAAAGTGCCTGTGATTTAA
- a CDS encoding response regulator translates to MIKVMLVDDHEMVRLGVSSYLSIQDDIEVIGEAENGRIGYEKALELRPDVILMDLVMDEMDGIESTKAILKDWPEARIIIVTSFIDDEKVYPAIEAGAAGYLLKTSTAHEIADAIRKIFRGERVLEPEVTTKMMERLTKKQEPVLHEDLTNREHEILMLIAKGRSNQEIADELFITLKTVKTHVSNILAKLDVEDRTQAAIYAFQHGLAK, encoded by the coding sequence GTGATCAAAGTAATGTTAGTGGATGACCATGAAATGGTGCGTTTAGGTGTATCCTCTTATTTATCGATTCAAGATGATATCGAGGTTATTGGTGAAGCTGAAAATGGGCGGATCGGCTATGAGAAAGCGTTAGAGTTGAGACCAGATGTGATCTTGATGGACTTAGTGATGGACGAGATGGATGGTATTGAATCCACAAAAGCGATTCTAAAAGATTGGCCTGAAGCTCGGATCATTATTGTAACCAGTTTTATCGATGATGAAAAGGTCTATCCTGCAATTGAAGCAGGTGCTGCTGGCTATTTATTAAAAACATCGACAGCCCATGAAATTGCCGATGCGATTCGTAAAATCTTTAGAGGTGAACGTGTTTTAGAGCCGGAAGTGACGACGAAGATGATGGAGCGTTTAACGAAAAAGCAAGAACCTGTTTTACATGAAGACTTGACCAATCGTGAGCATGAAATTTTGATGTTGATTGCTAAAGGACGCAGTAATCAAGAAATTGCCGATGAATTATTTATTACCCTTAAAACAGTAAAAACGCATGTGTCGAATATATTGGCGAAATTAGATGTTGAAGATCGTACACAAGCAGCAATCTACGCGTTTCAACACGGATTGGCAAAATAA
- a CDS encoding potassium channel family protein: MKQNFAIIGLGRFGGSICQTLIESGQEVLAIDSNEDRVNEYMNIATHAVVANAQDETTLRSLGIRNFDHVVVAIGEDIQASILVTLMVKEMGVPNVLAKAVNEYHARVLDKIGADLVVHPERDMGIRVAHKLVSRNILDYIELSNDVSLAEVRVSNPKFYGKTLGDLNFRQRFGLTVVAIRRSKSEVIASPAAEEIVRENDNLLVVGETDDVDLLDEKMNQ, from the coding sequence ATGAAACAGAATTTTGCAATTATCGGGCTTGGGAGATTTGGCGGGAGTATATGTCAAACGCTGATTGAGTCTGGTCAAGAAGTTTTAGCTATTGATAGCAATGAAGATCGTGTAAATGAATATATGAATATTGCAACACATGCAGTTGTAGCAAATGCCCAAGATGAAACGACTCTGCGGTCTTTAGGTATTCGTAATTTTGATCATGTAGTTGTGGCAATTGGTGAGGATATCCAAGCCAGTATTTTAGTCACATTGATGGTTAAGGAAATGGGTGTCCCCAATGTATTGGCCAAGGCAGTCAATGAATATCACGCAAGAGTATTGGATAAAATCGGTGCTGATTTAGTTGTTCATCCTGAACGTGATATGGGGATCAGAGTCGCTCATAAACTAGTATCTCGAAATATTTTGGATTATATCGAATTATCGAATGACGTTTCTTTGGCAGAAGTACGTGTGTCAAACCCAAAATTTTATGGGAAAACGCTGGGTGATTTAAACTTCCGTCAACGATTTGGCTTGACGGTCGTTGCAATCAGACGCTCTAAGTCAGAAGTGATCGCCTCACCAGCAGCGGAAGAAATTGTTCGAGAAAATGATAATTTATTAGTAGTAGGCGAAACTGATGATGTTGATTTATTGGATGAAAAGATGAATCAGTAA
- a CDS encoding HesB/YadR/YfhF family protein: protein MKLTITPEAQQWFKNEVGVTSDSGIRFFGKIYGKTDVHDGFSIAMSVEAPDQPMVKEVIDDITYFIEETDDWFFKGYDLLVDYDHEKDEPKYVFAENKEDLQQ, encoded by the coding sequence ATGAAATTAACGATTACACCAGAAGCACAACAATGGTTTAAAAATGAAGTAGGCGTTACTTCTGATAGTGGTATTCGCTTTTTCGGTAAAATTTATGGAAAGACAGATGTTCATGATGGATTTTCCATTGCGATGTCTGTTGAAGCACCTGATCAGCCAATGGTGAAAGAGGTTATTGATGATATTACCTATTTCATTGAGGAAACGGACGACTGGTTTTTTAAAGGGTATGATCTTTTAGTTGATTACGACCATGAAAAAGACGAGCCTAAATATGTATTTGCTGAAAATAAAGAAGATTTGCAGCAGTAA
- a CDS encoding helix-turn-helix domain-containing protein, whose protein sequence is MLEEILLDDSAQRKLIVFNQLLVTADGTYSIHYFEQFTDFSYARLNSIFADIHDDLLEKQNIELLNKQGKVQIDNAVLRDIPYHQFLFRKSLSYQFLLATILERNYTIDHFCKDHYISRASIIRKLQPLIGYLKSFNVQLNCSQLQLSGEENLIRIVYLNLFWIASYGEDLFIALEESKRGMDLFDSEDHQWMTYTEPREWYLLKTISKLRIKKKHYIIEPPFKELIFPEVNASFVRELQQMNVPSHYIEREKTFLSFMMFYWSIYFYADDPRIKYVKEYMNSDYQPFGNLIERFEEFYLPLCSEKKLSPNEQEILNINFFNSCLNHSIVKGSLPLAINFMEDFIKDQQPLFVHLSKKVRTFLTSLTSEPEFAWIKNNLNDLVYICSFFLLPFYQRSNTKYRLKVGIILSPNAIFLQSLFDFLEKLSFISVSFVTSTSDDNYDFYIATSKLLLPDKAKQEENFQIIPLSPLLDYQVNLIDNLHQKYTEKSTALIA, encoded by the coding sequence ATGTTAGAAGAAATTTTATTGGATGACTCCGCTCAGCGTAAGCTCATCGTTTTCAATCAGCTATTGGTAACTGCAGATGGCACATACAGCATTCATTATTTTGAACAATTCACTGATTTTTCTTATGCACGTTTAAATTCGATTTTTGCTGATATTCATGATGATCTTTTAGAAAAACAGAATATCGAATTATTGAACAAACAAGGAAAAGTCCAGATCGATAATGCTGTTTTACGGGATATACCTTATCATCAATTCTTATTTAGAAAAAGCTTGTCTTACCAATTTTTATTAGCAACTATTTTAGAACGTAACTATACTATCGATCATTTCTGTAAAGATCATTATATCAGCCGAGCATCCATCATCAGAAAACTTCAACCACTTATCGGATATTTAAAAAGCTTTAACGTCCAACTAAATTGCTCCCAACTTCAATTAAGCGGAGAAGAAAATTTAATCCGCATCGTTTACTTAAATCTATTCTGGATCGCATCTTATGGCGAAGATTTATTTATAGCATTAGAAGAATCTAAACGTGGAATGGATTTATTTGACTCAGAAGATCATCAATGGATGACCTATACTGAACCTAGAGAATGGTACTTATTGAAAACCATTTCAAAACTGCGGATCAAGAAAAAACACTACATAATAGAACCACCATTTAAAGAATTGATTTTTCCTGAAGTAAATGCTTCATTTGTCAGAGAACTGCAGCAAATGAACGTACCTTCACATTACATAGAAAGAGAAAAAACTTTTTTATCTTTCATGATGTTTTACTGGAGTATTTATTTTTATGCTGATGACCCTAGAATCAAGTATGTGAAAGAATACATGAATAGCGATTACCAGCCCTTTGGAAACCTAATTGAACGATTCGAGGAATTCTATCTTCCGCTATGTTCAGAAAAGAAGCTGTCACCAAATGAACAAGAGATACTTAATATCAATTTTTTCAATTCCTGTCTCAATCATTCTATTGTAAAAGGATCTTTGCCTTTAGCTATCAATTTTATGGAAGATTTCATTAAGGATCAGCAACCTCTATTTGTTCATCTTTCAAAAAAAGTCAGAACATTTTTAACATCTCTTACATCTGAGCCGGAATTTGCCTGGATCAAAAATAATCTGAATGATTTAGTCTATATTTGTTCTTTTTTCCTACTTCCTTTTTATCAAAGAAGTAACACTAAATATCGTTTAAAAGTTGGAATCATTCTATCGCCGAATGCGATTTTCCTGCAGTCACTTTTTGATTTCCTTGAAAAACTATCATTTATCTCCGTTTCATTTGTTACTTCAACTTCTGACGACAACTATGACTTTTACATCGCAACATCGAAACTTTTGTTGCCAGATAAAGCGAAGCAGGAAGAAAATTTCCAAATCATTCCTTTGTCTCCGTTATTGGATTATCAAGTAAATCTGATTGATAATCTACATCAAAAATATACTGAAAAATCTACTGCTTTGATCGCTTAA